One Nitrospirota bacterium genomic window, CTGTTTGGTGCCGGTTGCGATAGCGCGGGACCGTCGAAGCAAGAGGATCTCGGGCGAGGGATTGTGCAGGGCACATTGGGCGCCCGACCGGACAGCGATGCGCGACTTGCAGCTCCGGCCCATGCCTCCATGCTCGAAGGGCAGGTGACGGCGGTTGAGGGCGGGGCCTATCTTGTTCGGGAAATCGGCGGTATCGACCGTCGCCTGGCGCACGACGAGAATACGCGCATCGATCGACCGGCCCATGTCGGGGATCGGATCGAAGCCTTTGTCGATGAGGGAGGACGTGCGGTCCTCATTCGAAACAGGGATCACGATGAACGATGACAGTAGACCAAGCCGACGAGGGATGTGGATTGAACAACGGGCGATCATACGTCTAGTGGGAGGTTGGATGGTTGCGACACGCGTGATAGTAGGAATGACATTGTGGTGGGCTTTGTGTGTGCCAGTGGAAGAAGTTCTTGCCGGCCAGACCACCGCGATGCCGCTCTTCGAGAATCTTGGTTCCCTCCACCATCCCATCACCACCACATCGGAACAGGCTCAACGCTATTTCGATCAGGGGCTCAGACTCGTCTATGCCTTCAATCACGAAGAAGCGATCAGATCGTTTGAAGCAGCCGCTGAACTCGATCCGCAGACGGCGATGGCCTATTGGGGCATCGCGCTGGCACTAGGGCCCAACATTAATGGAGCGATGGAGAAGAAGGACGAGCATCGGGCAATCGAGATGATTCAGAAGGCTCAACGGCTGGCAGATCGCGCCACTCCCGGGGAGCGGGCCTACATCGAGGCCTTGGTTGTAAGATATGTCGGCCGAAAAGGGGTCAAGCGTAAGGGCCTCGACGAAGCCTATGCAAAGGCGATGCGATCGATGGCGCTGCGGTTCCCCGAAGATGCCGATGCGGCGACGTTGTTCGCCGAAGCCTTGATGGATTTGCGGCCCTGGGACTTGTGGAAGCAGGATGGGCGACCGCAGCCTGGCACCGAGGAGATCGTCTCGACACTCGAGTCCGTACTGGCACGGAGCCCCGAGCATCCGGGGGCCTGCCACTATTACTTGCATGCGGTTGAGGCCTCACTGCAACCGGAACGGGCCTTGCCTTGTGCGGAGCGGTTGCCCGATCTGATGCCCGGTGCCGGCCACCTCGTGCATATGCCGGCGCATATTTACATGCGGGTTGGGAAATATCACGAAGCGGCGGAACGAAATCAGCAGGCAGCCCATATCGATCAACAGTATTTGGCCACCCGACACCAGACCGGCGAATATGCCAATGGGTATTACACCCACAATCTCCATTTTCTCTGGGCCTCCTTGGCGATGGAGGGACGGAGTGTCGATGCCATGAAAGCGGCTCGCGACTTGACGGCCACCATTACCGCTGAAGAAGCCGTCAAAGATCGCTGGAAGGAACTCTATCTCCCGACGCCGATCTTCTCGATGATTCGGTTCGGCCGGTGGGAGGAGTTACTCAGGGAACCGGCGCCGCCCAAGGGGTTGCGTCTGATGGAAGGCATGTGGCGATTGGGGCGGGGGCTCGCCCTTGTGGCGACTGGCCGGATTCCAGGAGCGGAGGGTGAACATGTTGTGCTGGCCGGCCTGACGAAGCAGTTCCGGCGGAATCGTACGGCGGAAGACAAGACCGAGGGAGCCGTCCTCAAAATTGCCGAGAGGATCCTGGCAGGGGAACTCGCCGTTCGGCGTCAACGTTACGATGAAGCGATCCGCTTGTTCGAGGATGCGATCAAGATGGAGGAGGCGCTCCCATACTCCGAGCCGCCGATATGGCCTCTGTCCGTGCGGCATTACCTTGGAACGGTGCTCTTGCTGGCCGGCCGTCCCTCCGACGCGGAAGGGACCTATCGCGCAGACCTGCTGCGACATCCGGACAACGGGTGGGCGCTGATCGGATTGATCCAGAGTCTCAAGGCCCAACATAAAGGCGATCAGGCGGCTGAGACTGAAGACCGCTTCAAGAAGTCTTGGGTCCATGCCGACTTCATGCCGGCTGCTTCTCGGATGTGAGGAGGTTAGCGAGTCGGTAGGTCCGAGAGCTGGCCCTTGTCGAGAAGGATGCCGGAATTGTCGAAGGGGAGACGACCGTCCTTGAGATGGAGCAGTCCTGTGATCTCGTACGAGAGGTCCTGCGTCCGTGAGAAGTTCAGGAGCTGGCGGACCAGATCGAAGGTCGACGTGCTGGTCTGAACCGAGACGACAGCATCGCTGAGTCGGGGAACGGTGATGCCGGTATTGCCCAATCCACGTGCCAGCCTCTTTCCGTTGAGCGTGAGCGTAAAGTCGATGCCCGTGACGAGCAGATCGAAATCATTCGGGTTGCGGATGCGGAGATCCACTTGCAATCGTTGCTCGAAGGCAGTGGATTCCAAGGGCGTCACGTTTGTGACCAGCACCTCCGCCGGCTCGCCTTTCATGAACCAGGAGGCACAGCCGGTAGCGGCGATAAGCAGGATCGATGCGAGGAAACGGGTAACAGTCCACATGGGCTCGATCATATAGGAACATCCGAAGCGAATCCATAACCGTAGGGATCTGTAAGGTTGTAGGAATCGGTTCGACTGATTTTGTGAGAGGACTGTCTCATGAACAAACACACTGCGGTATTGTTTCTGACGGTCGTCATGTTTCTCATCGGAGCCTGGACTCTGCAGCAGACCGGCCAGGCTACAGCGGATGCGCCACTCGGCAAGGCCTACTTTGCGGGCGGCTGTTTCTGGTGTATGGAAGAAGCCTTCGAGAAGGTTGACGGCGTGCTGTCTGCGACGTCTGGTTATATGGGAGGGACCGTCGCCAATCCGAGTTATGAAGACGTGTCCGCTGGTCGGACGGGGCATGCGGAATCGGTTGAAGTGGTCTATGACCCGGCGAAGGTGAGCTACCAGAAGCTGCTGGATGCATTCTGGCGCAACGTCGACCCCCTCGCAGCAAACGCGCAGTTCTGTGACCACGGCTCACAATATCGTGCGGCCATTTTCTATCAGACGGAGGAGGAAAAACGTCTGTCGGAGACTTCCACGCAAGCCATTGAGCAATCGAAACGGTTCAAAGAAGCGATCGTCACCCAAATCGTGCCTGCCGCTCCATTTTATTCAGCTGAGGAATATCATCAGGACTTCTACAAGAAAAACCCCGTTCGCTACAAATTCTATAAATACAATTGCGGTCGCGCCCAGCGGCTCGAGGAATTGTGGGGGAAACCATAACGCGAATCGAGGTGAAGAGCCTCACATCCGGTTCATCGCATCATCCTGACCTGCCACGACGGTTGCGCGACAAATCCTCCTCCTCCAGTGTATATTTCTGACCCCGGCAATCTTTGCCATTACTCTTACCCGTGAGGTGCGGTTCGTGAAACGTCCGATTCGACGATCGACGAGAAAGCCAGTGGTCGGTGTGATGGGTCCGGCCAAGGCCGGTATCAGAGCGCTAGCCGATGCGAAAAGTTTGGGTGAGCTGATCGCCCGTCAAGGATGGGTGGTGCTCACCGGAGGGCGCGCGAGCGGTGTGATGGACGCGGCGAGCGAGGGGGCCAAGTCGGTGCCCGGCAGTTTGACGATCGGAATTCTTCCGGACAACAAGGCGTCGGTATCCCGATATGTGGACGTGGCCATCGTCACGGATCTGGGCCAGGCGCGCAACAATGTAAACGTGATGTCCAGCGACATCATCGTGGCCTGCGGACTCGGTGGGACCGGTACGGTTTCGGAAGTGGCATTGGCGCTGAAGGCTAAGAAGATGGTGATTCTGTTAGGTGCGGATAAGGCTGGCGTGAGCCTGTTCAAGAGTCTCTCGCCCGATCTCGTCCATGCTGCTGCCTCGCCGGAAGAGGCGGTGAAGCTGATCGGCGAGCTCCTCTAGCTGGGCGCTGAAACAGGCCACCAGCTTCGTTCTCGCATCGTTCAGATCCTCACGGAGACCCGGCCGCCTCACTCACTCGGCGGCGCGCACAGACTTGGTGCTCCTTATTCGTCGCACCGTGCGCCCCAGAGGGTACGCCTCCGGTCCTCACTCGCTGCGGCCTTGCTGGATGGCCTGTTTGAGCACACAGCAGGAGTTTTTCTTATCTCGCATGTGCAGACCTTCGAAGCTCTCACGTGCCAAAGTAATCTTTCCGTAGACTGCCGACGATCCCGCACAATTACTCCAAAGTTTTCTTTTTTAAAGTTTTCGAGAACTCCTCGTTTGCGAAGAACTGTGCCAGCTCGGGGCTGAGCCAACAGTTCTCAAACGTCCACTCTGTGCACTTCACGGCATCGATCATATAGCGGCCTGTTGTTTCCCCTGTGCGATCCATAGGTTAGTGAAGGGCTGTTGGGGCACGGATCTTGAGACCTTCCAGACCATGATGCAGGTTATTTCGTGCATAGGAATGTAATCCCACACGATGGCGATCAATCCAACCAGGAGCGGGCTGCTCTGTTCACACCTGCTACGTGCTTTCTGCGCGCTGACGCTGTTGTGTCTGCTGATCGTTGCGATTCCCGCCCCGACGCGACCGGATTACGACAGTGCTCACCAGCGATACTCAAAGCAGGAAATCGGCCGGGCCATCGCCTGGTACGCCAAGAAATATCGTCTCGATCCGGCTCTGCTGCGTGCGGTGATCAAGACCGAATCCGATTTTAATCAGCATGCCGTGTCTCGCAAAGGCGCGGTCGGCTTGATGCAGCTGACTCCGGATACCGCGGCGACCCTGCGAGTGAGCGATCGCTACGATTCGTTGCAGAACATCCGCGGAGGCGCTAAACAATTGCGGCATTTGCTGAATCTCTACCAGGGTGATTTTCCACTGGCCTTGGCGGCCTATAACGCCGGGGTCCATCGAGTGAAGGAACGCAAAGTGCCCCGTATTCGGGAAACCCGCACCTACGTGAAGAAAGTGCTGCGGTACTACGAGCGGTTCAGGTCTCACCCATCGCCTTCTCCCAAGAATGATAAAAAGTAAGGGAGAACTCGAATCCGGTCGAATGCGCATTCTCTCACGGGTACGATAGGCCACTCGTTACATCAAGTATTTCCTCACGAGCTGTTCTGTGTGACCGGCGATTCAGGATTCATGGATATAGAGGTCGTCACGAAGAGTGATAGTGTGAGGGGGAGGCATCCTGATCACGGCGAGGAAAGAAGGGGGTCGCTACTGTAGATGGATGACTTGGGCTAGCAGCCTGTTAGAGCTTGGCTTTCATGATCAAGGCACGGATGCGCTCTCGTTGGGCCGATCGGATTTCTGTAAATTCGAGACCGAAGGCTGAGCTCTTTACCCACCGGACCAGGGCTTCGTCGATGCGTACAGGCCATTCCTGATCTTGCAGGAACAGGGACAGGCGGAGCGTCGTGCCAACCTGTACTTCGGTCAGTGAGGTCGCCTGACAGCCTCCTGTGGAGAGATCGAGGATCGTCGCTTCCCCTTCAAAGTCATCTTCTCCAAAAAAGAACAGCCGGCAACTCAGATTAAGACGGCGGCCTCGGCGTTCCGCCATCGCGGCTTCGTGATCAGAGCTTGAAGCTCGTCCTGATCTGGGGTCCTGCGTGGCCACGGAACACGTCCTTTCTCTCAAGCACTAGGAAAATGTTGTTTCGACCATGAAACAACTCTACCGGATTCGTTGTCGGCTAGCCTTCCTCAAGTGGAGTAACTCGGAAGAGGGGCCGCACCATGAACGTAGTATATCCAATTAGTGTCACGAGTACCCGATACATTCGACTTTCTGTCGTATCTCCATTGGCTATTTTGTATGCTGCAAAGAAAATGCTCTTGACCTGCCTGGAACCGCTCTGCGACAAGTGAGATTCTTTGACCGAGGAGCAATGCCATGATGAGACGGCAAATCAACCAACGAATGGCCATATTAGCCCATTCAGAAATTCGAGCGATGACCCAAGCCTGCGTGCAGGCGAACGGTCTGAATATGGCACAGGGGGTCTGCGACACGCCGGCTCCACCGGTGGTGATTCGAGCTGCAGCGCAGGCCATGGAACGCGGGAAGAATGTCTACTCGCGATTCGACGGATTGCCTGAATTGCGACAGGCGATCGCCAAGAAGTTGGCGCAGTACAACGGGATCGTAGCTGATCCGGAAACGGACATTACGGTCAGCGCGGGAGCCACAGGGGCCTTTCATTCTGCCTGCTTGGCGTTGCTCAACCCAGGCGACGAAGTCATCCTGTTCGAGCCCTACTATCAGTATCACATCAGCGCGCTGCTGGCGGTTGAGGCCGTTCCAGTGATGGTGAAGATGCAGGCGCCCGATTGGACATATTTCCCAGCTGAGGTCGAGCGCGCGGTGACACCACGGACCAAGGCGATCATCGTGAACTCGCCCGGCAATCCTTCAGGGAAAGTATTTAGCAGGCAAGAAATGGAGAGTCTTTCGGCGATGGCACAAGAACACGATCTGTTCGTGTTCACCGACGAAATCTACGAGTACTTTTTGTATGACGGTCGTACACATGTGAGCCTCGCCACATTACCAGACATGGCCGACCGGACGATTACCATTGGCGGATACTCCAAAACATTCAGCATCACCGGCTGGCGCATTGGGTACAGCGTCGCGGCTGCGCGGTGGGCTCAGGCCATCGGAGCCATGAACGATTTGTTATACGTCTGCGCCCCGACACCGTTGCAGGCGGGAGTGGCAGTCGGCATCCAGGAACTTCCGGACTCGTTCTATCGCGACCAGGCACGCGACTATCAACGAAAACGAGATCGTTTCTGCCAGGCCCTGGCCAAGGCTGGTCTGACGCCCTCGATTCCGCAGGGCGCCTACTATGTGCTGGCCGATGCGTCTCGCCTGCCAGGTATCACCGGTAAGGACCGGGCGATGCATCTGTTGGACAGGATCGGCTTGGCTGGTGTCCCTGGAGAAGCCTTCTTTTCCGGGGCTGAGGGAAAGCAGTTTCTTCGCTTCAGCTATGCCAAGACCGATGCGGACATTGACGAGGCCTGCAGCCGGATCGCGAAGCTTGGGTAGGAACTGGCTTCCTGATTCTTATCCTGTACCCATTTCGCTCGATCGCTTGTCCGCCTCTTTGCCACATGGTAAGTAGGAATACGCGATTCGAGGAAAGCGACAACATGCGTTCACAATACATCATTGCTCCGCTCTTTCTTGCCAGTATGGTATTCACCGCAGCGTGTGATACACCGGCTATGCATCGGGCTGTGTCCGTCGATGCCCTGCCGTCATCGACGGCTGCTCAGTCCGAAAACCGCCATGTCCTCGCCGGTGAATGGGAATATGTCGACGGAGCGGTTGTCCGGTTGATATTAGATGAGCAGGGCAATGGTCGCTATGACTGGAAGGACGGGCGATTCGAGACCCAGACGCTCGTCGGTCATACCTGGCACGGCATGTGGTCGCAGAAGGAAAATGACCGGGATGGTGGGTTTACAGTGGAGTTCTCTCCTGGTTTTTCAGAAGGCGAGGGCAACTGGTGGTATAGCCGGATCGGCACCGACCATGCGCCGACTCAAAAGGGTGGGACGTTCCATCTCAGCAAGAAGACCGATCTTATGAGCCACAGTGATACTCCACCGGCACCGTGAAACGTTTCTCACGGAATACGATGATCGGCAGGGAGCCTCATGCAAGGACGTAAGCATACCCGTTTCGCGGTGCAGCTTCCTGTGTCGTTCAATGGAGATCAGCTTTCCGACAGAGGCACTATCTTGAATTTGTCTGCGGAGGGCTGCGCCATCACTTCGGAAACCATCGTCGGCGTAGCCGTATATCTACAGTTGATGATGCAACTTTGTGAGCGAGAGGAGTCGATCCAGGTCGATCTAGCCGCGGTCCGGTGGGTTTCCGCGACGAGGTTCGGCGTTGAGTTTATTAAGATTCGCCCTTCAGAGGGGGAGAGGCTGAAGAAGTTCGTCAAGGCGCTGGAATGAACGATGTGAGCGCAGGCGATCGCAACGAAAGTCGAACAGTTATTTCATGGCAACGGCCCGGACTTGTTCAAAGGTGGTCAGGCCGGCGAGCACTTTCAGGATTCCGTCTTGCACGAGTGTGATCATCCCTTCCTTTGCGGCCAGGCTCTGCATCTCCGTCGTTTTGGCGCGGTTCTGGATCAGGTTTCGCAGTTCATCTGATCCGCTTAGGAGTTCGTGTAAAGCGACTCGGCCTTTGAGGCCAGTCTGGTTGCAGGCGTCACATCCCCGCCCTCGATAGAGCTGAAAATCCTCGCGATAGTTCACTCCGAGCGCCTCCCACGCGTACTTACCGTACCCACGCACCAGTTTATCGTACTCTTGCGCCGTTGGATGGTACGGTTCTTTACAATTGACGCAGATCCGTTTGCAGAGGCGTTTCGCGAGTACCCCTTGCATGGCATCGGCGAAGTTGAAGGAATCACATCCCATGTCGAGAAGGCGGACCACCGTCTCGACCGCTCCGTTCGTGTGCAACGTGCTCAGGACCAGGTGGCCGGTCAGCGAGGCCTCGATGGCGACATCGGCAGTTTCCTTGTCCCGCATCTCACCGATCATGATGACATCCGGGTCGGCTCGTAAGAACGATCGCATGGCGGCAGCAAAGGTAAATCCAATTTTTGGCTGGACCTGCACCTGCCGGAGCCCTTCCTGGGTGATCTCAATGGGGTCTTCTGCCGTCCAGATTTTCCGTTCGTCGGTGTTGAGATGGCGAAGGAGGGCGTGCAGAGTTGTTGTTTTTCCAGATCCGGTAGGGCCCACGCACAATATGATGCCGTGTGGTTTTTCGACGATGTCCAGGAGCGTCGTGAGCGTGGCTGGAGCAAACTCCATGGCATCGAGAGGCAGGGGGGCCTTCGCCGTGAGCAACCGCATGACGATGTCTTCATTGTTGCCGGCGGTCGGCAATGTTGCTACGCGTAGCTCGATTTCTCTGTCCTGGTTCAGTTTGAATCGGATCTTCCCGTCCTGCGGTCTCCGGCGTTCAGAAATATCCAGATTGGACATGATCTTGATACGGGACACCAATGCGCGGCGATAGAGCGCGGGAATCCGCATATAGGTGGAGCAGGTACCGTCCACCCGAAAGCGAATGGCCGTTTCCTTGCGATCCGAGTAGGGCTCGATATGGATGTCAGACGCGTCGTGACGGTACGCCTCGACAATGATCTGATTCGCGAGCCGTACGATCGCGGAATCGTTTTCGTCAATGCCGTCGGAGTCGCTATCGAGTGACTGTTCCTGGTGAGCGTCGTTGACCAACTCGCCCAGCGTGTCCGCAATGGATCCACTGTCAGTATCTCCGATCGTAGCGTTGAGGAACCGTTCGATGTCACATCGCAGGCCCAGGGCATACCGTATTGTCAGGCCGGGGAAGGAGCGCTGGATGTCATGACCTCTATCGAGATCATAGGGGTTGTCGATCAGGACATCCAAGATGTCATCCTGCCGCTTCAGCGGGAGCCAGTGGTGTTTGCGAAGATAATCAAGACTGAGATTATTGAGGAGTTGGGGATCAGCCAGGGTCCGGTCGTTGAATGGAATATAGGGGCAATCGAAGAACTCGCTCAGTATCTTGCCGAGCGCCGGTTTCGGGATCCGATACCTCTCAATCAGCAGGCCTTCCAGGTCGGTCGATCCCTGCAGGGCTTCTTGAAAGGCTTTCACGAGATCCGCCTGGCGAATGAAGCCCTCGTGGATCAAGGGATCGTAGGCACGTGGTTCAATAGTTCTGTGAGCCGACTTCTGCATGGTTCCTATTTCGTAGGTCCTGGAGGGTGCACAATGTCCGTTCCAGTGCAACGTTGGCCAGTCGTTACAAATTCAGTATAGATCAATAATAATGGTTCACAACGAATATCAAAAAGAAGCGCGATCCTATCCGATGCGGGGGCTGGCAATAATCTTGGGAGGAGGTGAGGCTATGGAGTTGGGTTGACGACTTCGAAGATGGCCGAATAATCGGCCCCGCCAAGTCCCTGTGCAATAGTTCGCTCCAGCACTGGCCTGATCCCTTCCACACTACTCGTGATTAAGCCGTAACCGGCGGCTTCCTTCAGGAAGAGTTCCACATCCTTCATGAGATGGCGGGTGGAAAAGTTTGGATGCTGATAGTCTCGCGACAGGAGTCGTGGAAGCTTTTTCTCGAACGTCGGAGCGAACAAGGCGCTCTCCCGCAAGATCGCCATGAAGGTGTCCACGGGGATACCAGCCCGTTGGACGAGTCCAAGGCTCAGGGCGAAGGCCGATATTTCGGCCGCAATCAACTGATTGAGTGCGAGCTTTAGGGTTGCGGCCTTCCCGACAGGGCCGACCAAGCGAGGCTCTCGGCTCAGAGCACGAAACAGCGGAAGCCATTGGGCAAACTGATCTCCGGTTCCGCCGACCATCACGAAGAGTGTTCCGGCTTTCGCCTCGGTAAGACTTCCCAGCACCGGCGCTTCGCAATACAATCCGCCGACTTGTTCGATCTCGGCCTGCAAGACTAGGCTTTCTTCCTGCGCGATGGTTCCCATCTGGATGACGGTTTTGCCGCGGAGGGCTGCCAATGAGGCTGGTGTCAGTAGGACGGCACGGATCGCCGCCATATCGGCCAGCATGAGAATGACACCGTCGGCTTGGGAGATGGCCTGTTCCGGTCTCGTAACTACGGTGATGCCGCAGTCCTGAAGAGGGCGTGCTTTGCTCGTGGTTCGATTGTAGGCTGTGACGGAATGGCCGACGGACTGGAGTCGTTCGGCGATGGCTCGGCCCAAGAGTCCGGTTCCCAGCAGGGCGATGGTCATGGAGCGGTTCGCTTCCTCTCAGGTTGAGACCGGGCCTGGTCAGCCTGGGTCTGGAGCGTGGCGCGCAGGTCCTTGTCGGCCGTGGCCGTTACAGCGATGACACCACGAAGGGTTGGTTTTGGCTGATTGAACATCAAGGGATTCCCCATCGAATCGCTGACGGAGCCGCCGCTTTCTTCAATCAGCAGGACTCCGGCCGCGAGGTCCCATTCGTTCATGGGCTCGACCGTAAACGCGGCCCGCACGCGACCGACCGCCACCAGGGCCATGGCATTGGCGATGGAGTAGATGGGACGGCATCGAGTCGTGTTGCCGAGCGTCGACCATCGGTCGGTCCCGAAATCTTTCCCACTGATCATGATGACCGCATTGAAATCACGAGGAGGCGAGAGGGTGACGCGTGAGCCGTTCAGATACAGACCGCCCCCGCGCACCGCGGTGAAGAGCTCGTCGGTCGAGGGATTCAAGATCGCGCCGACGATCGGGATGCCTCGTTCGATCAGCGCGGCAGAAATGGTAAACTCCGGCAGTCGATTGATCAACGCCTTGGTGCCGTCGATGGGGTCCACAATCCAGACTCGTTGATGCGTGAGTCGTGCCGGATCGTCGGGGGATTCTTCCGAGAGCCATCCATCCTGTGGAAACTCCCGGCGTTGCATCTCATACAGGATGCGGTTGACCTCATGGTCCACCGTCGTGACCGGCGAACGGTCCAGCTTCGTCTGCACCTCGAATCCATCCCTGACTAATTCACGGACTTTCGCGCCGGCTTTCCGGACCGCTTCGACCAACAGGGCTAGTTCTTGTTCCATGTTCCAGGCCTCGCATCGTTGAACGGAAAGAGTAACAGGTCTTGCGGCATCGGAAAAGCGGAAAGACGGTGTCGGGGTGCCCCCTTGACCCTCGGGGAGAACCTGCGTACAAGCAGAGGGTCTTGGGAGGTCTCTCTCGATGAAGTTAGTGACAAAACGATCCAGAAAGACGGGGCTTCCCCCAGGCACCCTTGTCCATATCGGCGAGAACAAGACCGACAAGGTCACGATTGCGACCTTCAATTACGCCGGTACTCGCTGTGACGAACGCCAAGACCCGCCGCTCGACGGACTTGCGCCGCCGATCGATGCGTCCGTCACCTGGGTGGATGTCGGGGGCGTCCACAAGATGGAGATTCTGGAATCGTTCGGGAAACAGTTCCAGCTCCATTCCTTGCTCCTCGAAGACATTGCCAACACCGATCAACGGCCGAAACTCGATGACTATGAAACCTGCTTGTTTCTCGTGATGAAGATGCTCTCAGTCACCGATCGACAGGATATCATCGTCGAACAGGTGAGTCTGGTCCTCGGACGGAACTTTGTGCTGTCCTTCCAGGAAAACGGCACCGATGTCTTTAAACCGGTGCGGGATCGTCTTCGTGGGGGGAAGGGACGCCTGCGGCAATCCGGGGCCGATTATTTGTTGTATGCACTGGTCGACGCGATTGTCGATCAATACTTTGCGGTATTGGAGGCGTTAGGCGAGAAGATTGAAGCGCTGCAAGATCTGGTGGTCAGCGATCCGAAGCCGGAGACGTTGCAACAAATTCACGCCCTCAAACGGCAATTGCTATTTTTACGGCGGGCGGTGTGGCCGCTCCGTGAAGCGATGAATGGTCTCTCCAGATCGGAATGTCCCCTCTTACAGGAGCCGACGAAGGTATTCTTCCGCGACGTGTACGATCACGTGGTTCAGATCGTGGACACCATCGAGACCCTTCGAGAAATGGTCTCAGCCTGCCTGGATATCTATCTGTCGAGCATCAGCTATCGGTTGAACGCCGTGATGAAGGTGCTTACGATTATTACGACGATCTTTATGCCGCTGACCTTCATCGTTGGGGTCTACGGGATGAATTTCGAGCACATGCCGGAATTACAATGGAAATGGGGCTATCCCGCCGTGTTGGGCGTCATGGCTGTAGTAGGGGTGGGCATGCTGGTGGCCTTCAGAAAGAAGCGATGGATATGAGGCGCGTGAACAAACGTTACTCTTGTAGTTCCACGCGATCGACGAAATAGGCGGTCTCTCCGAAGCAGGTCGTAGGAAGGTAGCGATATTCTTTGTAGTGCAGGACCAATCGTTTGCCCATCACCTGCGCGAGTTGTGCCGCCACTTTCTCGTCCCAGACTGAAAAGTCCCACAATACCGGAGCCACACCAGGCACCGTGGTCATGGCCAGCTCCCCTTCATGGGTCTTGCAGACCCATCCCTTGTGGGAAAATTTCTGAATGTAGCCGGCTCGATTCCCGTCGGAATAGCTGTAGTTGAAGGCCACGAGCAGATAGGCCGCCCCCAGAAACAGGAACATCATCAGCATAAGTTTCGGGTGCCAGAGCTTCATAGGCAATCTCCTCAGTTCACGAACGAAGGTCGGAGAATAACCAGGGCGCCTCGGCCTTCCGTCGAGTCTCGTAGGCCGCGATGGCGGCCTCATGCTGCAATGTCAACCCGATGGCGTCGAGACCCCGATACAAACAGTCTTTTCGGAAGGGGTCGATGTCGAAGCGGCAAGTGGTACCGTTCGGGGTCGTGACCGTCTGATTTCCCAGGTCCACCGTCAGTTGGTACCCCGGTGTCGAGAGGACGTCCTTCATCATGGCGAGGATCTCGTCGGCTTTCAACTCGATGGGCAGAATGCCGTTTTGGAAGCAGTTAT contains:
- a CDS encoding GspE/PulE family protein, translating into MQKSAHRTIEPRAYDPLIHEGFIRQADLVKAFQEALQGSTDLEGLLIERYRIPKPALGKILSEFFDCPYIPFNDRTLADPQLLNNLSLDYLRKHHWLPLKRQDDILDVLIDNPYDLDRGHDIQRSFPGLTIRYALGLRCDIERFLNATIGDTDSGSIADTLGELVNDAHQEQSLDSDSDGIDENDSAIVRLANQIIVEAYRHDASDIHIEPYSDRKETAIRFRVDGTCSTYMRIPALYRRALVSRIKIMSNLDISERRRPQDGKIRFKLNQDREIELRVATLPTAGNNEDIVMRLLTAKAPLPLDAMEFAPATLTTLLDIVEKPHGIILCVGPTGSGKTTTLHALLRHLNTDERKIWTAEDPIEITQEGLRQVQVQPKIGFTFAAAMRSFLRADPDVIMIGEMRDKETADVAIEASLTGHLVLSTLHTNGAVETVVRLLDMGCDSFNFADAMQGVLAKRLCKRICVNCKEPYHPTAQEYDKLVRGYGKYAWEALGVNYREDFQLYRGRGCDACNQTGLKGRVALHELLSGSDELRNLIQNRAKTTEMQSLAAKEGMITLVQDGILKVLAGLTTFEQVRAVAMK
- a CDS encoding NAD(P)-dependent oxidoreductase translates to MTIALLGTGLLGRAIAERLQSVGHSVTAYNRTTSKARPLQDCGITVVTRPEQAISQADGVILMLADMAAIRAVLLTPASLAALRGKTVIQMGTIAQEESLVLQAEIEQVGGLYCEAPVLGSLTEAKAGTLFVMVGGTGDQFAQWLPLFRALSREPRLVGPVGKAATLKLALNQLIAAEISAFALSLGLVQRAGIPVDTFMAILRESALFAPTFEKKLPRLLSRDYQHPNFSTRHLMKDVELFLKEAAGYGLITSSVEGIRPVLERTIAQGLGGADYSAIFEVVNPTP
- a CDS encoding 3'(2'),5'-bisphosphate nucleotidase CysQ → MEQELALLVEAVRKAGAKVRELVRDGFEVQTKLDRSPVTTVDHEVNRILYEMQRREFPQDGWLSEESPDDPARLTHQRVWIVDPIDGTKALINRLPEFTISAALIERGIPIVGAILNPSTDELFTAVRGGGLYLNGSRVTLSPPRDFNAVIMISGKDFGTDRWSTLGNTTRCRPIYSIANAMALVAVGRVRAAFTVEPMNEWDLAAGVLLIEESGGSVSDSMGNPLMFNQPKPTLRGVIAVTATADKDLRATLQTQADQARSQPERKRTAP
- the corA gene encoding magnesium/cobalt transporter CorA, producing MKLVTKRSRKTGLPPGTLVHIGENKTDKVTIATFNYAGTRCDERQDPPLDGLAPPIDASVTWVDVGGVHKMEILESFGKQFQLHSLLLEDIANTDQRPKLDDYETCLFLVMKMLSVTDRQDIIVEQVSLVLGRNFVLSFQENGTDVFKPVRDRLRGGKGRLRQSGADYLLYALVDAIVDQYFAVLEALGEKIEALQDLVVSDPKPETLQQIHALKRQLLFLRRAVWPLREAMNGLSRSECPLLQEPTKVFFRDVYDHVVQIVDTIETLREMVSACLDIYLSSISYRLNAVMKVLTIITTIFMPLTFIVGVYGMNFEHMPELQWKWGYPAVLGVMAVVGVGMLVAFRKKRWI